GTGACAAGTGCATGCATGAGGATGGGGACTATGTGGCTGGacagaaggggacagatgtgagatAAATTGCAATATTGTACAGGAtcagcaagatttggcaattaattaattatttggtGAGGGGGATGCAGAAAAGGAAGAGCTTGGGATATTGTGTACCTAGGTTACTAGAAGTAGTACCCTCAACAGCAATAAGGAGGTTTGGAGGaggttgtttggttgttgtccttgttctcaaaaaggaccaaaaaatgacatcactatgctagaatcaaattgcagtgtgtctgactatgggactatggctgatcagaccaacatgagtttggaaatgttctaccacaggttgggcacaaatagagTAATGAATTTTGTGACATTGGTCAATCAAGAAATGAAAGGGGaaggatgaaaaaacaaaagaccaaaGCCGATTTATGTTATATGAATAATGCAAATTATGCAGGGAAGGTGAAGTCCAACCTCTACCAATGCTGACTGTATGACTATGAACATGTCACAATCTCTTGTTGCCTCATGCAACCCACCAAGACCACAAATTACAGAGAGTTGTAGATCTTCAGAGGTGGCAGGTATTTCTATACTAGGAGTTCTACGTGGATGAAATCACTGATCTGGACCAAAAATAAGTAGATGAATAATTTCATGTCCTTGAAGTTACTTGTTTGACTTTTTGGTCTATCTAGCCCTAAAGAGGACATTGGAAAATATGAAGGATGTTTGTGAGTGCATATATGCACTCATGTGGAAATCCCCACCTGGACAATGCCATATTTAATGACTCAGTTGGTTAGAGACTTTTTTATAAACCCCCTGGGACACACCTGTGACCACACTGGAACATGGTGACcatctttccattcacattcttTACTGCAACCACATAGtcaaacacacatgcacaagaGTCATCACCTCTCCTCTCCATGGTGGTTAGCACCACCCCTCTTTGCCTTCTAATATGGGGATGGAGGGCACTCAAATGGAAAGGCAAGTGAATGAGAAAAACTATTACACTAAAACATACCTAAGTGTCCAGACATTCTGTTGGGAAGCTAAGTGTTAGAATATTGTAGTAATAATAATGAGATGGAACCATTGACTCAATCTCTAAGGGAGCCAGACATATTTACTTTGTTCATAGACATTGATTGCACATTTAGTTCTAAACAAGTTTTATAAATCACCATAtgttattgagcacctactaagtgcttggcactgaaaacaaatataaaaatggagAACCTTAAAagccaggctaaggagtttgtatttcttcctggGGGGAAGAGGACACCAAAGAAGGCTTTTGCTCAAAAGAATGACATTGTTAGTACTTTATCTGAGGAATTAGTCTAGATGATCCTAACATTTTCTCACACTGTTCTAATGTTCTGCTCTAGTTCAATGACCAGAACAATCTAGACATCTTCAGGAAGGATATTAGAAATAAAGTCATTTGGATAGAGTTGTGGTTGCCTTATCTCAGGGAAGTCGCATTTGCACGCACCATGTGAAGTTTTAAGATGTCCTATTTTTTCACCGGGGTCTCTGTGGAGTAGGTCACATAAGCATGTTTATCCCCAATTTTCAAATGAGTAAAATGAgaatcagagagattaagtggaaTGGAGATGAGTACATAGGAGGGCAACTAAAATGGaagaggggatggaggaaggtTGAAGTTGAGGAATATGGAGGTAGTAGAGGAGtttctaaatggaaaaaaactcAGGATATAAAACTTTAATAGAGAGAACTTGTTCACCAAATTCCCAAGTGACAGAGGTAAAGGACACTGTAAGGAAAGAGATTTTCTTTGATGTACTTTGTGGGTGAACTGAGTTAAGGGTACAGATGCTttagtaatattatttttataaaagtcTTTCCTCCACAACTCCAATGGAAAGAATGTTTAATCAGAGACCTGGATTAGAATCCTGCCTTTGCCTTTGTGTGATTCTTGGGCAAAAgtcttccttcacctctctgggcctcatctgtaaaatgaggcggttggactacatgaccttcCCACCTCTTGCTCTATGAAGAACTTTGGGAAGAAGCAGTTATTACTTTATGATTAGATAAGAATGTGGGTGGATCACCAGGAATCCACCAGCCATCAGGCAGTTTCTTGATTGGTTGAGAGTGAGTATGGGGTTTGTAAACCCAGAAACAAGGGGGAATCCTAAATTGGTAGGAAATTTCGCAAGATCAGGGTCCTATTCTTATTGTGAGAGAGATGCTGAGAGGGAGTATGCTGAAATGTGGACTCCTGGCTAGGAAGGGAAACATTTTAGCTTTGGAGACAGCCAGGATAACTTTAGGGAGATAAGGTAAAACAAACTGGCAGTCATCTAGGCAGGTTAGTTAGAAATATCTTATATTGATTACTTATATTGATCGCAGAAGTatggattttttaaatgatattttttcccACTTATCAATACAAATTCTTTCTTGAATCCAAGACAGGTTTAAGGTGTAGGAGGGGAGAGTAGAAAGTAGAATGCATCAATATTCTATTTGCAAAAGAAAGGGATAATCTTTGACAGAGAGATCCCACTGCAGGGCATATACCCCAAgtaagcaagagatagaaaaatcctatatatgtcaaaatattcataggaggcttttttctgttgttgttgttccccATATACCCCTTTGATTTCTTGATGAAGAAATAACTTCTCCCATTGGTGACCAGCAATTGCTCTGCATCTTAAGAGATTTAGAGTTGCCTAGTGAATTGCCTGGTCAGGTAACCAGTGTGTGTTtgaggtagaacttgaacccaggggTTCCTGACTTAAGATCATCTTCTTGCCCAGCAGTACTTTCCAGCAaaaaagctggaaacaaagtaggtgcccatTGCTTGGaggatgactgaataaattatggtataagaaTTGTGTcagggaaagaatgagaaattcagagaaacataggaagacttgtatgaacttgtATGAGGAATCAGGTGGACAACATGCATAAATAGTGCAATAATGTAAGTGCAACCCCCACTCCCCTCCAACAATCCCCCCAAAAGCCGAAAGTATTGGGCAGTTGTAATGACTCCTTCTTTTGGTATCTGGGTGGGGAACTATGGGCATAGACTGTCAGATTCAGTCACTATTTTTGCTTGGTTACCAGGGGGGGCATATCTGGAAATCACcagcataaaaacaaaagaagttaaaaaatgaagggaaaagacaACTTGGGTGTGGAATACCTTTGAGATTGCAGGGTTAGGCAAGCTTGAAGACtaaaaaaatgagaggtttgCAGTCATtctcaattaaatttaaaaagcagtGAAAAAAGCAAGCCCTTGGGTAGGGCTTTCTCTATTGGGTAGGGGAGGGTCTCCTGGATCATTTCCAAGGAGGTGCTAATTCCTTGTTGACCAGAAGTTTCCTAGAACATTAGCTCTTCCTTGGAAGCAATCCAGGATGGTTCTGGCCTTAACTATGGGTTTTCTCCTTTCACTGCTTCCTAAACTTGAAGATTCAAGTGTAGGATCTTGAATTTAGGACAACGAATGCCTTTTCACAGCAGACAGTAAATTTGAAGAATTCATGAATTCtgagaggtaatagggagtcaaaATATAGATTCAGTAAGGATTTGGATGAATTGTTGATGACTGATTCCTAAGAGTTTATTAAAAGGGTCTAGAAATATTTGAGGGTATGTCTCTGGCCTTCAGACACTGACATCATAGAGGACTTGTGCTTTCACCAAATGTGTCTTACTGACAACGTCAGAGACAGAATACTGACCTGGATGGTCAAAATCAGTAAATATTGTGTACAATGTACAAgacacaaagattaaaaaagaaaaaaaccaccaaAACCCCCttatcttcaaggagtttatagtgtATTGATTTTCCTTGAAATCCCATTTCTTTCTGTTATTTATCTATAGAAAGTAGTTTCAAGGGGGCTTGAAAAATTCACATGGACTCCTtccttttggaagaagaaaaatggcagTGTCCCTAAGATGTTTCTAGAAAGAATGGAGCAATGAAACATCAGCCTCAGATTCCTGGGAAGTGCGTAATTTCTACtatcaaatacttttaaaagtcaGTTTTGGGTAGTAAAACCTGGGGGAAGCAATATAAAACTATATACATATTTTCATGTCAAACAAAAGTTGTCCCTTTCATTCCATACTGACtttgaatgggggagggggggttgtCTCAAGAACTGTGTTAATAACTTACATAACCCAATAAGCAAAGCATCTGACACCTGTTTAAGTGAGTTCCTTTTTCCTCTGTGATCATTTTCCTCCCCCTCCAACCCCCTATCTGTCCTGTGATTTACCAATTTTATAATACAAAGAACAAAGAGTTGTAGCCCAgtgtattatttctttttttaaaattaatttgttttcaattttcaacaatcacttccataagttttaaattttctctccctccccaagagggcatgcaatcttatatgtatTCAACATACCAGTGTATTATTTCTTAAGTAGGAGTACTGTAGATAGGTCAATTTTATTTGAcactgagagaaattattattaataacatgctttggggagatccagagtttccccattttttctaAAGTGCTGATTCCACAAGTTGTTCCTTGAAGAACATAACTGATAATGGGAATGGCTATCTTTCCTAACACTCTTGCTCAGACCCCACCCAGGTGGAGAAGCCATTGTGCtctactcaggtttgggtggggataCATTCTTTGAATAAATTTCCCAAGGCTgggggttgttgttgtgtttgtccttctttcttaaAGAGGACAAagacattaagatgatgacatgacttgcagttgactttgatttgagggagggagggctgtgcaaggtcaccaacttcactttcttctcctgagccatctggatccagtggcctgatattcatcaggatggctggagatggcccaggatgcaatgggagaccctggtccttttaggctaaggtcttatagcattctcactttgagtgagatacacccattcaccgaataggcttctttaagtagttgttcaagggatggcccctttaataaaaaaaaaaaaaatcaaaggctgGGGTAACTTAAAAGTAAATGACCTACTCAAAGTTCCTTTGAATAGGTTCAGCCCCTCATTGCTGATTACCACCCTCATAAGCACCCCCTTCTTCCAATGGCCATATAAACAGGGAGCGCCTCACGATTGTCTGGTCTAAGAGAGAGATggtcaaatgaccatccttttattaaaatgctggcataattaataaaatgattaaattgcccagaaattatgtcttttGATCCTTTTTAAATGATACAACATAAAGAAAATCACGGACATAATTAGTGTTGTCCAAGAGTGGAATATGTTGCCTTGGTAAGGTAGTAAATTGCCTTTTTACTGTGGCTGTTGGAAGGTTTTACTGTGGCTGCTGGAAGTCCAGTTACCAAATATGTTGTAAGAAGGGACTCAGGTTCCCtccatgatctctgaggtcccttctaacacaGATTCTTTATGTAAGAACAGGACAATAAAAGAGGAAGCCAGGGCAGGAACAATAATATTAAATGAGCTTTAAAATACCTGGCCAAGGTATCCTTATTTTTGGAAAGACTGAGAGATTGTATTATTAGTTTAACGTTATAATGGATGGAGTCATTAGAAATCTCTCAGGTGTTCAACAATGGATATTGCATAGGAAACTCACTCTCTGAGAATGATGTCCTTTTCTGAAATGGGTTTAAAATAAACCAACAcataaccaccaccaccaccctactACCaccctcatccccctcccccttcaaGAAAATGGACTGGGGCTTGTCCTGATAACACCATCAAAGTGATTTATTTGGAAACTTTTCAAGCAAGAAATTTAAAGGAGCAGGGATGTTTCAAGAGATAAAGCCATTACATGTGGTGATTCAACAGAAATGAAATGTCTCCAAGGCCAAATGTTGGAAGTAAATGATGAGAGCAGGCAGACTAGAAGACATATGTAAAGCCATGGTCAGGGATTACACAAAAGTACAGATTTGATATTTGGACATcggaggatttttaaaaaatggttttgaaTTTTGAGCAGTTATGGATTTGAGACTACATAAGGAGAAATACAAAGAAGCAGATAATCGACTATTAAAGCAGCAGAAGCTTTAATAAAGGCAGACTTTGCAGATATGTTTTAAATAGGATTTCCTGAgctatatgtcttttttttttttttaaactaagcaGCGACAGCTTGTAGGACAGAGATTTCCTATAGCCTCAGAGGATTTAAGGATAGTCTTTTCTCAAAGTGGGGCACAGGATAGAAGATGCCTCCAttcaagtttctccctactcTGTGATTCCGTAAAAGCTTTTGACATTGAAACATAATTTCAACTttcaatcttctctttttcagtaAGATTATAGGAGGCATTATATAAATTAACCCATTCCCATTCTGAAAAACAGAGGCTTGGTTTACAATAATATTTTCTAAGggcttttcacttttttttttatatgaccaaaACAAGACAGATGCTTCAATTTTGTCCATTAGCTCTATGTTGTTTACACAAGCCCAGCCTGTTTTtcactggagaaaacaatttcCACTTGCCAAAGTTTGTTGACTCACTTAAAGGACAGTTACCTCCTAACCAGATGTGGGCTGAAGGTGTTTGCAGGAGCCTGGGCCAAAACTCTGCTGCAGCTCAGGGTTGATCATGAGCAACGTGCAGCCAAACATCTCCTGGGAGGCATATGTCATATATAGAAAACCATCTTCATCCTTGTAATCTCTGTAGATCTCTGCCATTGTCACACTCATGCTTGCTAAACTCTTGTTGTTCACCAGGAGGTAGAAGGCTTCAGTGGCTGTCAGAACCATGCGACTCCTAAGATAGGAAGGGAGGATGGAGTTAGCCTGAGAATGCAGAAGGCTACAGgtctaagaaggaaggaaatacctaCTACATGACAGACTCTGTGCTAatccctttacaaatatctcatttaatccacaCAATAatcctggcaggtaggtgctactattatcatccccatgttacagtggaggaaactgaggcaaacagaggttaagtgactaacttGTGCATacagttaatgtctgaggctggatttgaactctcatcttctggactccaagcccAAGATAAGACTCTTATCTTAGGTCCAAGGTTGGTATTACTAAGTTCTGAGCTCTCTGGGGACCACCAGAAATAccttttcataaaattatttagTGCTGTGGGTCTTTAGAAATTATTTAGttcatttgcctcattttatagataaaaatcaTTAAAACCAAGAGAAGGCAGTCTGGAATAGTGCACAGAGCGCAGACTACAGTGTTttgaagaccagagttcaagttcAAATTTCTCCTACTAGTTGAGTGACCTTAGAAcaaggaatttgtatttaatttctctttgcttCAGGCAGCTGTCTAAGACTACATTGCACCGAGAGAGAAGTTTTCTTTATAAGggatttcctataccaatgaaatcataaatctgataaaaacAGACAAACATATTTATGTGCTCTTTGAGTGTGGAGTGCTAGTGATGCTCtggtttcattttcaaaataatactGTGAGATAagtatcattattagggcagctaggtgacatagcaAATAGAATGccaggattggagtcaggaaaacctgagttcaaatctagccttagaccctaggaaagtcacttaacttgtttgcctcagtttcctcttctgtaaaatgaactggagaaggaaatggcgaagcACTCAagcatttttgcaaagaaaaccctacgtagggtcacaaagaataggatacaactgaaaatgattgaacatcaTGCACacattattattcttgttttaatgatgatagctagcatttaatagAACACTTTAAGGATTGAAAACACTTTGCATATatgatctcttttgattctcataacaaccctggaaggtacatgctattattatccctattttacagacaggaaatCAAGGTTAAGAAAGTTTAAGGGTTACACAactaagtaagtgtctgacacagaattttaattcaggccttcctgaagAGAAGTCTAGTGACCTTTCTGCTTCATAACCTCAGtgccttattttacaaaggaggaagatgaagcTCCTTGCCCTTACTCATATAACTCAGAAGTTTTAGAAGATAGACTCAAACCCACATCAAGTTAAGCACTCTTTTGATTGTATTATGGAAGAAAcggagacccagaaaggttaagggtgtatgtgtgtgtgttttcacacAATAAAGGGCAGAGAATAGCTGTGAATTCAGGTAGTTTGACTCCAAAGCAGAGCTTTCTACATACACCATGAGAAAAGAGTACCCCCCTGCCATTCTAAAGAGGGTTGATTTGGCATTAATAACACACACGTTTCCTCTTATGTGACCCATTGAGGGTATAACCGAAACTAATTCTGCTCAACAAGTACTTGAATATCTATATAACCATCTCTTAAAATACTACCTGATATTTATATCTTTTCAGTGAAATTTTCACATCTAGTACTTCCTTTGGGACTCAGAACAATCTTGTAAGGAATGTAGGGTACATATTAACACCCTATAACACCAATCAGAAAAACGAGACTCAGGAAACGATCTGCCTACAGGCATCTAGGTAGCACGTTGCATAGGGCACTGGACATGgctatgttcaaatccagcctcagacacttccgagctgtgtaatcctgggttAAGTCTGCTctctgttttagtttcctcaactgtaaagtggggatgaaaataacatctacctcccagggttgttataaggatgaaatgagataatatttacgcctggcacttagtagatgtttaatattttattccttctttcccattGTCACACAGCCAATTAGTGGCAGAACAGGGACTAGAATCCTGGGTTCCTAATTTCCAACCCCAGCCTCTTTCCTTCAGATGACACTGGTGCCTTTCTGTAATGttccttaaaaatatttgaatttttttcacatGTTCATGCCCAGACatatccttctcccttctttctctagtATGCCAcccatcctttgtaacaaaggagaaaaacaacaaaccacaattcaacaaaattaaccaacacatcaaccTGATTAGGACATTTATACAATATTACATACTCATAgaccacctcccccaccccacctctgcAAAGTAGGGgagtttctttctcatctcttttccaagGTCAAGTTTGGTCATTAAAATTTCTATCAAGTTCCTTTGAGAAGTGGCCACAGTCACTATAAGGCTGCCTACATTGTGGTTaagatcctgcctctgattgtgtgaccctgggaaggttATATAACCTCTTAGGACTTTAGGCAGCTTTCCAGAACTCTAAGTTTCAGCACTTGGAGCTGcatggtagaggaaatttcctcatagcaaatgaaatcaaaagtacAATTCCTATCCTTCTGTCCATTATTATCTGGGTTAGATGTGCAAGGTCATCCTCTAGTTAACTGAGAAAGACGATAGAGATTACAAAGACTTCTCAGAAATGTTAAATAAACAAATCATTTTTGCCATGGACTTAACCAGTAAGTTTCAGCTCTGTCCCACCACCAAACACTTCTGTCAGAATGATTAAATCAGAACAACTATCTTTTTAGTTCCCTTCTAATTGTTTCTGCCCAAATTCCACGGGGAGTGCTGAAAGGGAACTGATGGGTTAAGTATATTCAAGGAAGGGGAGAAACAAGGCACTTAGATAAGCTCAAAAGAGCCACCAGTGTTTAGCTCAACCTACAGCCTTAACTCTACATTTTAAACAAAcaaccttttttttcctgttaaacaTTCCAGCATCATTTGGGAGAAGTCACTGTTGGCATCTGAACTGGTAGTTGGTGATTACAAATTCTAATTCTGTTACAGCATGGTGGCAAACATCTGTAATCGCTGCCATAGAGAGACTGAGTTAATTAAGAATTCTGAACTGCTAAAGGGAAGAGGAATGGAATAAAAGTTTATACCAAGCCTACCATCTGCCAGGCTCTGTGCCACCTTCTTtaaaaacatctcatttgatcttcacagcaaccctgtgacccattttacatttgaggaaacacaGGCAAATAGAAGTTAGGTAACTATCCCAAAATCTCACCTCctcagtgtctgagactggatttgaactcagggtttcctgactttatgcccagcactctatccactgtaccacctggctgcctttaAAGTCCAATGGGTGTCCATACCAAGTACAGGGCAAAGATAACAATAAccgtaataatagctagcatttttataacacttcgaggtttgcaaagcactttacaaatattatctcatttgatcctcacaaccaccctgggaggtaggtgttattatcatccccattttacaaatgaggaaactgagttacagagaggtgaagtgatttacccaggttcacacagctggtaagtgtctgaggcaggattgaattgaggctttcctgactccaggtccagtattcttaTCTAGAACGAAGGGCCAACAGGCTGACTAAAGAATAGTGACCCACCTAGGTGGAAAAAACATGGCAAGTCAAAATTTCAGTACCAATTAACAGCAGGTCAGTTCATCACTGGCCACTGCACTTACTGTCTGGGTGAGACAGGGAGAcctagtgttaaaaaaaaaaaaaaagtctaattgtTCACCTTCTGTTTCCTCCCAATTAACATAGGGATGGTTTCAGCACAGTAACTTCCATGACaagaatagagaaaaatacaGTATGGAGGACTAtactaaggaaaaaaaagtcttgtcAATAAGATTTCTACCTTCCAAAAATAAAGGTAGGAATGttcttctcttcttaattttcttgAACTCGTTTATGGTATATTCACATAAAAATGTCTTGTTATGAATTTAACCATCTTTGATTCATGTAAGCATTTCAATCTACAAAGTACAAGGAAGATAACTGTAGAAGAAATTACTGTCACATTCTGCCTTACATTACacttatgtgtgtacacatggtCCTGTTACTCCTTGGTAAACTTTTTGGCCCAGGCTATCATGGAATCATCCTTGTAGCACCAGCTGCTTGGTTGAGTGCCTCcaacataatagatgcttaagcAATGATCACCAAATGAGATGTAGGGAGAAACAGCTTATTTAAGTTACAAAACTCCCCAAGGAAAGTCCctagcttccttttttttttttgttttggtggaGAATTATACAGTAAATCATAGTTACTTAGCTCTTAGACATCTATTTTTAGCTCCAAATACTTTTTATTGAATCCATATGTTAGGTGAtgatgtgcttagcacagtgcctgatacacagtaggtgcttcataaatgttgccTGATTGATGGATAGGCAAGGCAGCTTGGGTCATTGGAACAGGCACTGTCTCTCAAGTCTGAGGAGCTGTTTTCAACCCCTAACTCTGATGCTCACTCTGGGTATGGTTTCAGACAAGCCAGCTAGcctctttgaacttcagtttcctcatcggtaaaatgtggggattgaactagatggcttacTAGCTCCATTCCAGCTAGAGCTCTATGATCCAATGCTCCAATTCTACCTCTTTATGTTTGGTTTCCAGAAGGCAATTTTCTGTCCTGTTCCTTCAATTCTATCCTATTTTGCTGGTGGAGGACGTAAGAGGGAAGATAGTGGAGGTAGCAGGTACTCCTACTCCAAGCTGCtctggatttgtttttgtttttgtttttttttgagacacagagacaaagaaaaggacagtcATACTAAATCACAGAAAGGCACAGAGACATgtacagagacacagacacatgtcaacagagacacacaaagacaTATACAGAGAAAACACATAGAAACAAAAAGACACAGCGACATACAGAGATATGTACAAagacacagagggagacagagtaCACAGTGAGTAGTCATGAATTTTTAATTCATAAAGTCAGAGTGACTTGAAACTAGGCTTTTTTGCACTAAGCTCTGGAtagcttctttttaaattctGGAATAAATtccaaaaggagggaataaaaggcTTCtcaggtgattaaaaaaaaaagcacctgtGACTTTAGGATAACTCAAGTAATGCTCACTTTAGCTCTATCAGGCTGGGGCTCTCCAAGCTAGGATACTCCAAGAGGTTAAGCACCAGTTCAACATTTCCTGGCCACCCTGAAGAGAAAGGGTGAATCACAGACAGACTCCCCCTCCCAGAGCTAGTCCAAGAGAAGCTCTTCTCCCTGACTCCTCCCACCCCTCCCGTACCTACAGAACGGTGTCTCTAGTTTTGCCACCTACCTAATGATAGTTAGAAACTGAGTCATGGTCAGCTCCTGGGGAACGAGGAATTTGGTTTTGTCCAGCGGGGGAAGGTATTTCTCCTTCTGATAACGTTCAACTATCACCTGTTAAAACGTTTAAACATAAATTGAAGCAAAGCCAATTGCTCCCTTCTGAGTGGAACTGAACAAGATCGCTTGCCTGGAATCACTGAGTCCAGGTGGGAGTTAGTGGGAGAGTGTATCACGGGGCCCTGTGGTTGTTCCAATACTTTATTGATCACGGCTCAAGACAGTACCATTATCCCACCCACCTTCTACCACAGGGACCTCCTTACCGGTATCTTGCTTGGGAACTTTTCCCGGATCCCAGCAACTTCCTCTTTTCTGATTGCTGTAATGGCACacgaagagttaatcaaacaaaTGAAATGAGGTCTGTATCCATCCTTTCCCCTCGTTCCCCACCTCTCCTCTCCTAGGAGGATCCCCCTTAGTTGTACCTAAGCTTTTCCGTTGCTTGAAAGGTCGAATGGATTGACTTTTCTGCTGAGGTTGCATTTTATTCAACAGGTTTTCTGTGAGGATTGActtaatgtaaatttttaaattccCCAGTAATGAAGGGCtgtgctatttctttttctccagctGCTTTCAAACTGTCTGCAAGAGCCTAATGAAGTACCTTATATAGTCCTGGGTGTGACATCatgttttccccctccccttttcccccccacccctcacaACCCAAACCCACAGCCTGTGAAGTAGAGGTCAGCCTCACAGATGGGAATGGAAAAGTGGGTCTGTTTTGTTAGTCAGAGCAAGTCCAAAGTTGCTTTGCTCATTATCAGAGAACATTTTCCCCTTTACGGCTAAAGGAATGAAGGCATCCTTATACCACTATCTTCCTACCTAGCCTATTCCATGAAATTCTTCAGAGGTGAAAATTCCTCATACTAAAGCTCTTTGGGTATTTCCGTAACTATGTCCTCTTGGGGGGAGTCCAAGATTGATCTGCATTATACTGAATTCTGACCTAGAATCAAGTGTTACAGCAAAGTTc
The DNA window shown above is from Notamacropus eugenii isolate mMacEug1 chromosome 2, mMacEug1.pri_v2, whole genome shotgun sequence and carries:
- the MAP1LC3C gene encoding microtubule-associated protein 1 light chain 3 gamma, which produces MQPQQKSQSIRPFKQRKSLAIRKEEVAGIREKFPSKIPVIVERYQKEKYLPPLDKTKFLVPQELTMTQFLTIIRSRMVLTATEAFYLLVNNKSLASMSVTMAEIYRDYKDEDGFLYMTYASQEMFGCTLLMINPELQQSFGPGSCKHLQPTSG